The Plasmodium chabaudi chabaudi strain AS genome assembly, chromosome: 14 genome contains the following window.
ttcattaatcAACTATATAGGCTTATATATGTGCTTGTGATTATTTGAGTGGTAACTATttcttaaatttattaatacaaaatatactttttcaaaatttaagaatcgtaaaaataatttctatctttatttttaatgtcaTAATTTGGATATGAATAAATGTTTTCTTGTGCCGATTCAAAAGATCCCAAATTTTCTGGTagcatattttcatttaaaaaaatttgttcATTGTAATTGTAACTTAATTTTGAATTGTCTCTTTTCTCATTGTATATAGATCCATGTAAGtttctattattttcattcaaTGATTTATtagataatttatttgtaaaattttctGAGTAggaattataattttgatcatttgaaattatattaGCAATATTATTTCCGCCATGTTCATTATTgtcattataaaaaaaattattgttgTTTTGATTTCCGtgattcatatttattttcccaattgaattttcattattcatataaaagcTATTCATATTGACATTATTTACCATAGAATAATTTCCCATGTTTATGCTTTCTTTactcatttttttgttcataaaattatttgttgCATTCATGTTAATGGtatcatttaatttgttttgatttacttcattattattgtcaaaattgttattattaattgtattgccattattatttttaaagttGTTCGATACATGATTAATCCTTCCCATATTCATCATACTAAAGCTTcccattttattatgtgaGTCGTCACCATAATTTGTCACTCCCTTAttgttgttattttttatattcgaATTGTAGTTTATTCCCTGGTTTAACATATCTGCAtagttatttatattgttaGTGTAGctatttaaattgtttgagtaattattatttatatttcctGTGTAATTATTTAAGCTATTTGCGtaactatttatatcattccCATAgttatttccattattggaataattattttgaggattcaaattatcattattattaataaaatcatttttatcactattattaacatttaCTCCATGGCTTAacatttcattatttaataacccattattatgaaaattattcttCATTAATAATTGGTTTGTATTGTTTTTAGGAAATCCATTGCCTATTCCCACTATTCTGCTATGTtgtttcatattattatcagatttaaaataattcacattgttgtaaaaattattgtatatatttttatctgcGTTTCTTGTTTTGGCTTGTTCGTCAATTAATTCTtgatttgaattatttacggcgctattattattaattcttgaaatattatcatcacCTTTGGCACTTAAATTtgcataatttttgttgtcattttttctttgaTTAATTAAAACGTAGTTACTATTGCTATCTGCTccattattatcaaaaatgctatcttcattattttgatcactaactttatttttcacagaattattattgttactGTTGTTATTTCGACCtttattgttatttccattattatcattaccTTTATTAGGATTTTTTTCACTACTTTTATTACCATTAGCATGATTATTATCAGTgagatttttatttttccctttgctcttatttttatttccatttttattgttattattatttttactgtTCTTGTTGTTATTGCCATTATAATTGCTGCCTTTAGAGCCATCCATCAAACTATTTTTGCTATTGCTCCTACTAGTGTTGCTATTACTTTGAGGGTGCTCTTTAACAGAAGCCAAAACATTtccatcattattattgctTCCTATAGAATCTTTGCTAataatgttattattaattccGTTATTGCTATTTTGGTCGTTCATaccattatttatatttgttacaGAGCTGAAGTTTTTCCCCATTTTATTAGAATTACTTGTGTTATCTCGATTTAAATTAACatttgttatataatttgaGCTATCAACTGaacttttatttgatacgctattattatacatatgagCTGGATTGGAGCTATTAGAAcaatttgaattatttctGTTTACACTGTTTACATAATTCCCCCTTGTATTAccatatgtataatttattttattgccATTACTTACATTAGAACCATTTGAAGGATGTTTTGTCAAATTGTTGGTGTTATTAGAGCTGCTGGCATTACTCCCTTTTATTTCATTGGTATTaccatttaatatattgatGATATTATTCATAGAGGGAGAAGAGTTTatgtttttcataataccgttatttttgttaacaTTGggatcattattattttcgctattatttccattaaTGGAGCTTATACTACTACTAGTGTTCAACATATTGggcatattattatttataggCGGGGGTGGAGGTGGAGGAGGAGGAGGTGGTGGGTGCTTCAAATTCATGTTAGTTATTgctgttttatttaaactCGAACCTTTATCATCTTTAAAATTGTCATCcctatttatatgaatattctGCTGCAaagtatttatatcatcatcgttattattattactattattgcTATTATTACTACTGTTGCTGTTGCTAAATTCGTTTTTTGATGTGCTATTTTGAGtagaattatttattatatcgtTATTTGCcataatattcattttgtgCGCTCCTTTAAAATTAggattattatcatttaaagAGTTTGAAATACCGTTATTTTTCCCGTAATTAATATGTGAAgcattaattttattattgattgtatttttatttatattgagttttgtatttatatcgctattattattgttatttgcACTCTTGTTCCTATTATTAACTATGTTTCTATTGTCcataattcttttttcaGAATCACAATTTTCTGCTACTCCTTTATCAAGTATAggatttataatatttgaaaaattccccattgaattatatttattttgcatgggataataattatgattattcatttggctattttcattattcccaatatttgaattgttcatattatgtaaaaaaatattattgccATTGGCAGTAGCATTGTTAGTATTAGTGTTATTTCCAATTGGATTAGAATAATTAGCATAATTTGCATTAACCATAcatacattattattgttattagtTCCTAAATTTCCTGGGGTCATATTGGCAGataaaacattattattagtatTATATGACTCAAAAGATCCTTTGcatacatttattaaattgtcATCAGATATATCCAATTTCTTGGTActgttttttcttaaatgatttaattcattaacattattattattgttactattattaCCATTATTTGTTACATTTGCAATATTTCGAAACTCATCAtaaacattatttatattcatattcccatttatgttcatattattaatgcTTCCATTTTGGTTATTAATATTCATAGCACACCCGTTACTCATATTTATGTTGTTcatatttacattattagcgtgaatatcattattaaaattgttaatatttattccattatttaaatttcttaaattttttatattcatactTGAATTCATATTTCCAATGTTGTTCATATTGTttaatgtatttaaaaTCATAGAATTGTTTAAgttgtttatatttgtcccatttaaatttattatgccATTGTTAAGATTACCCATATTTCTGTTCATATTTCCATCGCTCATGTTGTTGCCATCCATATGTTTTAAACTTCCATTATTGAGATTGCTCAATTCATTACTTAAGCTATTATTCCCGACCTTCGAATGCatatcattaaaaattacATTCATAAGTTTCGAAGAGTCCATTCccattttatttccattatcagaataatttatacagtcattaaaattattacctCCGTTATTATTAccattattaatttgattATAATTTCCTACATTTCCCATACTAGGAATTCCATCAACATTCCCAACGCTTCCAATAGTATCCAACATTCCCATATTATGTGTGCCATTACTAATGTCATTGGTGTTCATTCTACTATGGCTATTTTCGTTAATATTATCTCcaattttattg
Protein-coding sequences here:
- a CDS encoding CCR4-associated factor 1, putative; protein product: MDERTKIVDVWANNLEEEFEKIRDVIESHPYVAIDTEFPGIVARPTGNVVDYNYQTIKCNVDLLKVIQLGVTFSNGKGVLPKVSTWQFNFKFDLDSDMYAQNSIDFLKLSGINFEKHQSLGIELLHFGEVIMSSGLVMNEDVKWISFHGCYDFAYLLKILTCCALPHSEREFFDLLHDFFPSLYDIKYLLLNLNIKQLSRTFSLQKISEILSVKRIGRQHQAGSDSLVTCKTFFKLLELYFDNKIDDKKYSGIIYGLGTTIKNYNNKFDDNAYKHNNNNNNNNNGNNSGVYYGNNNYAKKNNNNGNNTSIYGNNYSNDKNHDNNNNNQYWDGKNDIISANNNNSHYMHNNINGNNNGDLYTYVDSTNNREYMIAFSKDAVKGNIKSDVLYNLYSDMNQNNYNMMPGMNNMGTNNNFNTNICNTNNNTNGNINNTNSNMNNYAINKYNSSQIINSINKNGRMSLVNNTYINNNNNKIGDNINENSHSRMNTNDISNGTHNMGMLDTIGSVGNVDGIPSMGNVGNYNQINNGNNNGGNNFNDCINYSDNGNKMGMDSSKLMNVIFNDMHSKVGNNSLSNELSNLNNGSLKHMDGNNMSDGNMNRNMGNLNNGIINLNGTNINNLNNSMILNTLNNMNNIGNMNSSMNIKNLRNLNNGININNFNNDIHANNVNMNNINMSNGCAMNINNQNGSINNMNINGNMNINNVYDEFRNIANVTNNGNNSNNNNNVNELNHLRKNSTKKLDISDDNLINVCKGSFESYNTNNNVLSANMTPGNLGTNNNNNVCMVNANYANYSNPIGNNTNTNNATANGNNIFLHNMNNSNIGNNENSQMNNHNYYPMQNKYNSMGNFSNIINPILDKGVAENCDSEKRIMDNRNIVNNRNKSANNNNNSDINTKLNINKNTINNKINASHINYGKNNGISNSLNDNNPNFKGAHKMNIMANNDIINNSTQNSTSKNEFSNSNSSNNSNNSNNNNDDDINTLQQNIHINRDDNFKDDKGSSLNKTAITNMNLKHPPPPPPPPPPPPINNNMPNMLNTSSSISSINGNNSENNNDPNVNKNNGIMKNINSSPSMNNIINILNGNTNEIKGSNASSSNNTNNLTKHPSNGSNVSNGNKINYTYGNTRGNYVNSVNRNNSNCSNSSNPAHMYNNSVSNKSSVDSSNYITNVNLNRDNTSNSNKMGKNFSSVTNINNGMNDQNSNNGINNNIISKDSIGSNNNDGNVLASVKEHPQSNSNTSRSNSKNSLMDGSKGSNYNGNNNKNSKNNNNNKNGNKNKSKGKNKNLTDNNHANGNKSSEKNPNKGNDNNGNNNKGRNNNSNNNNSVKNKVSDQNNEDSIFDNNGADSNSNYVLINQRKNDNKNYANLSAKGDDNISRINNNSAVNNSNQELIDEQAKTRNADKNIYNNFYNNVNYFKSDNNMKQHSRIVGIGNGFPKNNTNQLLMKNNFHNNGLLNNEMLSHGVNVNNSDKNDFINNNDNLNPQNNYSNNGNNYGNDINSYANSLNNYTGNINNNYSNNLNSYTNNINNYADMLNQGINYNSNIKNNNNKGVTNYGDDSHNKMGSFSMMNMGRINHVSNNFKNNNGNTINNNNFDNNNEVNQNKLNDTINMNATNNFMNKKMSKESINMGNYSMVNNVNMNSFYMNNENSIGKINMNHGNQNNNNFFYNDNNEHGGNNIANIISNDQNYNSYSENFTNKLSNKSLNENNRNLHGSIYNEKRDNSKLSYNYNEQIFLNENMLPENLGSFESAQENIYSYPNYDIKNKDRNYFYDS